Below is a window of Cryobacterium sp. PAMC25264 DNA.
TTGGTCATGGGCGGGTCGGCGTGGTGACCGAGTTCGTCGAGGCTGGAGTCGCGGAACGACAGCCGCAGCTCCCCCGCATACCGCAGGTGCTCCGGGATATCGTCACCGAGGATCTCCATGGCCCGGTCCACGCGGGCGCAGGCGGCGACGGCGGCCTGCGCGGAGCGGCGGAGGTTGGCGTCGTCGAAGTTGACCAGGCGATTGGCGGTGGCGCGCACCTCGCGGCGCTGCCGCAGGGCCTCCCAGTTGAGCACGGTCTCCTGGGCGCCCATCTGCACGAGCATGGCACCGATGGCGTCACCGTCACGGATGACGACGCGGTGCACACCGCGCACCTCGCGCGCCTTCGCGACGATGCCGAGGCGTCCGGCCGCGCCGACGATGGCCATGGCGGCCTCGTTTCCCGGGCACACGACCTCGAGCGCGGCCGAGCGGCCGGGATCGGTCAGTGAGCCGGCGGCGAGGAACGCGCCGCGCCAGACGGCCGCGATCTCGTCCTTGGACCCGGTGGTCAGCCGGTTGGGCAGGCCGCGGATCGGGCGGCGTCGGGCATCGAGTAGGCCGGTCTGTCGCGCGAGGGTCTCGCCGCCCTCGAGCACCCTGACCAGGTAGTGGTTGGTGCGGCGCAGGCCTGAGGCCGTGATCACGGAGACGTCACTGCGGACGCCGTAGAGCTCGGCGAGGTCCTTGCGTACCCGCCGGGCCAGCAGGGCGGTATCGAGTTCCGACTCGATGGCGATGCGGCCGGAGATCATGTGCAGACCACCGGAGAATCGCAGGATCGTGGCCAGTTCGGCCGCCCGGACCGTGGTCTTCGAAACCTCGACGCGTGCTAGTTCATCTTTGACGTCGATGGTGAGTGCCAATCGTCATTTCCATTCTGTTGTTCGGGCCTGCCGTCGTGGTCGACGGCTGGCCTGCCGTTATTCTCGTCCGAGGTCGCGGTGCTTGAGGCTCACCGCTACGCCGGGAAATTCTTGGAGCAGCCCGGCCAGTTCCCGTGCCATGGCCACCGAGCGGTGCTTGCCGCCCGTGCAACCGATCGCGATGGTGGCGTGACGCTTGTTCTCCCGCTGGTATCCGGCCAGGACCGGGCGCACGGCGGTGGCATACGCGTCGATGAATTCCCGCGCGCCTTCCTGGCCGAGCACGTAGTCGCTGACCTCGGGGTCGAGCCCGGTGTGCGGGCGCAGTTCGGGGATCCAGAAGGGGTTGGGCAGGAAGCGGGCGTCGGCGACCATGTCGACGTCGGTGGGGAGGCCGTACTTGAAACCGAAGCTCATCACGGTGAGGTGCAGCCCGGCCGCGTTCTCCGCGGCGAAGCGTTCGGTGATGGTGGTGGCCAGCTGGTGGATATTGAGATCGGAGGTGTCGATGACGATGTCGCAGGACTCCCGAACGACGGCCAGGCGGGTGCGTTCGGCGGAGATCCCGTCGAGGATCGTCCCCTCCCCCTGCAGCGGGTGTGGGCGTCGCACGGCCTCGAACCTGCGCACGAGCACGTCGTCGCGAGCCTCGAGGAAGATCACCCTGACCTGGGTGCCGCTGCGCAACGCTTGGACGAGTTCTTGGAAATCGCCGAAGAAGTCGCGGCCGCGGATGTCGACGACGGCGGCGATCTTAGGCAGGTTGGTGCCGGCCCGGCCGACGAGCTCGACGAGTGGTCTGAGCATCTGCGGAGGCAGGTTGTCGACGACGTACCAGCCCAGGTCTTCGAGCGCGTTTGCCACGGTCGATCGTCCGGCGCCTGACATGCCCGTGACAATGAGCATCTCCTGCTTCTGGGTCTCCGTGCTCATGCTGGATTGCGCCTTCGGTCGAAGTGAGTGAATGTCCAGCTTATCGACCGGTGGCCTGCTCAGGCGCGCAGGTGCCGGTGGATACCCGCCGCGAGGGCCGGTCCGATCCCGCGGATCTCGGCAATGGAGTCCACCGAGGCCTCCCTGAGCTTGGCGACCGAACCGAAGTGAGCCAGCAGGACCTTGATGCGGGCGGGGCCGAGGCCGGGGATTTCGCCCAGAATGGTGTTGATGTCCCGTTTGCGCCTGGCCCGTTGGTGGGTGATCGCGAACCGGTGCGCTTCGTCCCGGATCCGCTGGATGAGGAACAGGGCGTCGCTGTTGCGGGGCAGGATGACCGGGTAGTCGGAGTCCGGCAGCCAGATCTCCTCCAGCCGCTTGGCGATGCCGCACAGGGTGATGCCTTCGACCCCGGATTCCCGGAGGGCGCGAGCGGCCGCGGCGACCTGCGGCTGGCCGCCGTCGACAATGAGCAGGTTCGGCTGGTAGCGGAATTTCTTCCGTTTCGCGGCGCCGCCGTTGCCGGCCGCGTCCTCTGCCTCATCAGGGGACGCAGCTTCGGCGGGAGGGGTGAGGCCTGCCGCCTCGCCGTCGACCGTGATGACCCCGCCCGTCGGCAAAGCCTCCGGGGTGCTGCCGTCGGGCACCAGGTAGGCCAGTCGCCTGGTGAGTACCCGGTAGAGCGAGTCGGTGTCGTCGGTCGACTCCGGCACCCCGAACCGGCGGTACTCGTCCTTGCGCGGCAGGCCGTCTTCGAACACCACCATGGACGCGACGATGTTCGTGCCGCCGAGGTGGGAGACGTCGTAGCACTCCATGCGCAACGGCGCCGACTCCATGCCGAGGGCCTCCTGCAGGTCTTCGAGCGCCTTCGACCTGGCCACGAAGTCCGAGCTGCGCCGCGTCTTGTAGAGCATCAGCGCCTGCTTGGCGTTCTGGGTCGCCGTGGCCAGCAGCGCCGCCTTCTCGCCACGCTGGGCGGCCACGAGCCGCACCTTGCGGTCCGCGATACCGCCCAGCCAGCCCTCGAGGGCGTCGGCGTCGTCGGGCAGCTCCGGCACCACGATCTCCCGGGGCGGCCGGGCGTCGCCCGTGTAGGCGGTCTGCATGATCGAGTCGATCAACTCGCTCATGCTCAGGTCGAGTTCCTTGTCGACGACCCAGCCGCGCACACCGCGGATGCGTCCGCGGCGCACGATGAACAGCTGCACGGCCGCGGCCAGTTCGTCCTGCTCGATCGCGAACAGGTCGATGTCGACGTTGTCGCGCAGCACGACAGCGCTCTTTTCGAGCACGGCGTCGAGCGCCTTGACCTGATCGCGACGCCGGGCGGCCAGTTCGTAATCCTGGGCGAGCGAGGCCTCCTTCATCTGCGCTGTCAGGCTGTTGATGAGTTTGCGGTCCTGGCTGCCCATGAAGCTGACGAAGCCGTTGACGATCGTACGGTGTTCTTCGATGCTGACCGTGCCAGAGCAGGGGCCGAAACAGCGACCGATCTGACCGGCGAAGCAGGGCTTGCCCGACTGCATGGCGCGTTTGTAGTTGGCGTTGTTGCAGGTGCGGATCGGGAACGCCTTGAGCATCAGGTCGATCGTCTCGTGCACGGCCCAGACCTTGGGGTACGGACCGAAGTAGCGTGCACCCTTGATGCCCGTGGTGCGGGTCACCAGGGCCCTCGGGGCCTCGTCGGCCAGCGTGACCGCTAGGTACGGGTAGGACTTGTCGTCCTTGAACTGCACGTTGAACGGCGGATCGAACTCGTTGATCCAGGTCCACTCCAGTTGCAGGGCCTCGACCTCGGTGCCGACCGTCGTCCATTCGACGCTGGTCGCCGTGGTGACCATCCGGCGGGTGCGCTCGTGCAGGCTGCTGAGCGGGGCGAAATAGTTGCTCAGCCGGGCCCTGAGGTTCTTGGCCTTGCCCACGTAGAGCACCCGCCGGGAGGCGTCGCGGAACCTGTACACACCGGGTTCGGTGGGAATCTCCCCGGGCTTGGGGCGATAGCTCAGTGCGTCAGACATCGTGTTCCTCTGCCTACCGTGCGGCGAGGACCTCCTTCAGGAACATTCCGGTGTGACTCTTCTTGACCGAGGCGACGTGCTCGGGGGTGCCGGTGGCCAGCACCTTGCCGCCGCCGGACCCGCCCTCCGGACCGAGGTCGATGACCCAGTCCGCCGACTTGATCACGTCGAGGTTGTGCTCGATCACGATGACGGTGTTGCCCTTGTCGACGAGGCTGTTCAGCACCAGCAAGAGCTTACGCACGTCCTCGAAGTGCAGGCCGGTGGTGGGCTCGTCGAGAACGTAGACGCTGCGCCCGTTGGAGCGGCGCTGCAGTTCGGTGGCCAGCTTGACCCGCTGGGCCTCGCCGCCCGAGAGGGTCGTGGCGCTCTGGCCCAGCCGCACGTAGCCCAGGCCCACCTCGACCAGGGTCTTGAGGAAACGG
It encodes the following:
- the whiA gene encoding DNA-binding protein WhiA, which encodes MALTIDVKDELARVEVSKTTVRAAELATILRFSGGLHMISGRIAIESELDTALLARRVRKDLAELYGVRSDVSVITASGLRRTNHYLVRVLEGGETLARQTGLLDARRRPIRGLPNRLTTGSKDEIAAVWRGAFLAAGSLTDPGRSAALEVVCPGNEAAMAIVGAAGRLGIVAKAREVRGVHRVVIRDGDAIGAMLVQMGAQETVLNWEALRQRREVRATANRLVNFDDANLRRSAQAAVAACARVDRAMEILGDDIPEHLRYAGELRLSFRDSSLDELGHHADPPMTKDAVAGRIRRLLAMADKKAVDLGIPGTDANLPADLDDV
- the rapZ gene encoding RNase adapter RapZ encodes the protein MSTETQKQEMLIVTGMSGAGRSTVANALEDLGWYVVDNLPPQMLRPLVELVGRAGTNLPKIAAVVDIRGRDFFGDFQELVQALRSGTQVRVIFLEARDDVLVRRFEAVRRPHPLQGEGTILDGISAERTRLAVVRESCDIVIDTSDLNIHQLATTITERFAAENAAGLHLTVMSFGFKYGLPTDVDMVADARFLPNPFWIPELRPHTGLDPEVSDYVLGQEGAREFIDAYATAVRPVLAGYQRENKRHATIAIGCTGGKHRSVAMARELAGLLQEFPGVAVSLKHRDLGRE
- the uvrC gene encoding excinuclease ABC subunit UvrC; its protein translation is MSDALSYRPKPGEIPTEPGVYRFRDASRRVLYVGKAKNLRARLSNYFAPLSSLHERTRRMVTTATSVEWTTVGTEVEALQLEWTWINEFDPPFNVQFKDDKSYPYLAVTLADEAPRALVTRTTGIKGARYFGPYPKVWAVHETIDLMLKAFPIRTCNNANYKRAMQSGKPCFAGQIGRCFGPCSGTVSIEEHRTIVNGFVSFMGSQDRKLINSLTAQMKEASLAQDYELAARRRDQVKALDAVLEKSAVVLRDNVDIDLFAIEQDELAAAVQLFIVRRGRIRGVRGWVVDKELDLSMSELIDSIMQTAYTGDARPPREIVVPELPDDADALEGWLGGIADRKVRLVAAQRGEKAALLATATQNAKQALMLYKTRRSSDFVARSKALEDLQEALGMESAPLRMECYDVSHLGGTNIVASMVVFEDGLPRKDEYRRFGVPESTDDTDSLYRVLTRRLAYLVPDGSTPEALPTGGVITVDGEAAGLTPPAEAASPDEAEDAAGNGGAAKRKKFRYQPNLLIVDGGQPQVAAAARALRESGVEGITLCGIAKRLEEIWLPDSDYPVILPRNSDALFLIQRIRDEAHRFAITHQRARRKRDINTILGEIPGLGPARIKVLLAHFGSVAKLREASVDSIAEIRGIGPALAAGIHRHLRA